From Brassica oleracea var. oleracea cultivar TO1000 chromosome C3, BOL, whole genome shotgun sequence, a single genomic window includes:
- the LOC106335023 gene encoding glutamate receptor 3.5-like isoform X1: protein MGFCVMISGVSMGLMFLCVSGFWVLPTEGAGRESFLRNSSFSSRPSSVNVGALFTYDSFIGRAAKPAFMVAIEDVNADQNILRGTKLNIVFHDSNCSGFVGTMGALQVMENKVVAAIGPQSSGIAHLISHVANELHVPLLSFAATDPTLSSLQYSYFLRSTQNDYFQMNAIADFVSYCRWREVVAIFVDDEYGRNGISVLGDALAKKRAKISYKAAFRPGADKSSLHDLLVSANLMESRIFVVHVNPDSGLNVFSVAKSLGMMESGYVWIATDWLLTAWDSGLDPKTMDLLQGVVAFRHYTPESNEKRRFKARWKSLRTKETSGGDDDGFNSYAMYAYDTVWLVARALDVFFSQGNRVTFSTDPNLRKTNGTNIKFSALSVFNEGERFLQVIHDMNYTGLTGPIQFDPEKNRINPAYDVININSRGPHRVGYWSNHTGFSVEPPETFYSKPPNTSVEHQRLNEIIWPGGVTKPPRGWVFPDNGEPLKIGVPNRVSYKNYASEEKNQLGVKGYCIDIFEAAVELLPYPVPRTYILYGDGKRNPSYDNLVNEVASNNFDVAVGDITIVTNRTKFVDFTQPFMESGLVVVAPVKGGKSSPWSFLKPFTVEMWAVTGLLFLFVGAIIWILEHRFNEEFRGPPRRQIITVFWFSFSTMFFSHRENTVSTLGRFVLLIWLFVVLIINSSYTASLTSILTVQQLTSRIEGMDSLITSSEPIGVQDGTFAYKYLVNELNIAPSRIIPLKNEEDYLSALQLGPRGGGVAAIVDELPYIKALLSNSNCEFRTVGQEFTRTGWGFAFQRDSPLAVDMSTAILQLSEEGKLEKIRKKWLTYSHECSVQIADTENYQLSVQSFWGLFLICGIVWFIALTLFCWKVFWQCQGLRPEEESDEVRVSEEASSSRSGRSLRAGSFKDLIKVVDKREVEIKEMLQQKSSKKLKGSQSSAETP, encoded by the exons ATGGGATTCTGCGTGATGATTAGTGGTGTTTCTATGGGACTCATGTTCCTATGTGTTTCTGGCTTTTGGGTTTTGCCGACAGAAGGTGCTGGTAGAGAAAGTTTCTTAAGAAACTCTTCTTTTTCTTCTCGGCCCAGCTCTGTCAACGTTGGAGCTCTGTTTACTTATGATTCTTTCATTGGAAGAGCAGCTAAACCCGCGTTTATGGTGGCCATTGAAGACGTTAATGCTGACCAGAATATTCTCAGGGGAACCAAGCTCAATATTGTCTTCCATGACTCAAACTGTAGTGGATTTGTTGGCACTATGGGAG CTTTGCAGGTAATGGAGAACAAGGTGGTTGCAGCCATTGGTCCACAATCTTCAGGAATCGCTCACTTAATCTCCCATGTAGCTAATGAGCTCCATGTACCTCTCTTGTCATTTGCAGCGACTGACCCGACGCTTTCTTCACTACAATACTCTTACTTCCTTCGAAGCACACAGAACGACTACTTCCAGATGAACGCAATAGCAGATTTTGTATCCTATTGCCGGTGGAGAGAAGTTGTTGCCATCTTTGTTGATGATGAGTATGGTAGGAACGGGATCTCTGTATTAGGCGATGCTTTAGCTAAGAAACGTGCCAAGATCTCTTACAAGGCTGCTTTTAGACCTGGTGCAGATAAAAGTTCACTCCATGATCTATTGGTTTCTGCTAATCTGATGGAATCTCGCATCTTTGTTGTTCATGTGAATCCTGATTCAGGTCTAAACGTTTTCTCTGTGGCCAAGTCTCTTGGAATGATGGAGAGTGGCTATGTCTGGATCGCCACTGATTGGCTTCTTACAGCTTGGGATTCAGGGTTGGATCCCAAAACTATGGATCTCTTGCAAGGAGTAGTTGCTTTTCGCCATTACACACCTGAGAGTAACGAGAAGAGACGGTTTAAAGCACGATGGAAAAGCCTTAGAACCAAGGAGACTTCAGGAGGTGATGATGATGGCTTCAACTCTTATGCAATGTATGCTTATGATACTGTTTGGTTGGTAGCTCGTGCTCTCGATGTTTTCTTCAGCCAAGGCAACAGAGTGACTTTCTCTACTGATCCGAATCTGAGGAAAACCAACGGTACCAACATTAAGTTCTCAGCACTTAGCGTCTTCAATGAAGGAGAGAGGTTCCTCCAGGTCATTCATGACATGAACTATACAGGTCTGACCGGACCGATCCAGTTTGATCCAGAGAAAAACCGGATCAATCCAGCATACGACGTTATAAACATAAACAGTAGAGGTCCACACAGAGTTGGCTACTGGTCGAATCATACAGGCTTCTCAGTAGAGCCTCCTGAGACATTCTACTCTAAGCCTCCAAACACATCTGTAGAACATCAACGTCTTAATGAGATCATATGGCCAGGAGGAGTAACAAAACCACCTCGAGGTTGGGTATTCCCTGACAATGGAGAGCCGCTCAAAATCGGCGTGCCTAACCGTGTGAGCTACAAAAACTATGCGTCTGAGGAGAAGAACCAGCTTGGTGTTAAAGGATACTGCATCGACATCTTTGAAGCTGCGGTTGAGTTGCTTCCGTACCCCGTCCCACGTACTTATATACTATATGGAGACGGGAAGAGAAACCCTTCATATGACAATCTCGTAAATGAAGTTGCTTCAAAT AATTTTGATGTAGCTGTTGGGGATATAACAATTGTTACAAACAGGACCAAGTTTGTTGATTTTACGCAGCCATTTATGGAATCAGGGCTTGTGGTGGTAGCTCCAGTGAAGGGGGGCAAGTCTAGTCCATGGTCCTTCTTGAAGCCATTCACTGTGGAGATGTGGGCTGTGACCGGACTCCTTTTCCTCTTTGTGGGAGCCATCATTTGGATTCTTGAACACCGGTTTAATGAAGAGTTCCGTGGACCTCCTAGGCGTCAAATCATCACCGTTTTCTG GTTTAGCTTCTCAACAATGTTCTTCTCTCACA GGGAGAACACGGTGAGCACTTTGGGGAGGTTTGTGCTACTCATATGGTTGTTTGTGGTTCTGATCATCAACTCAAGCTACACAGCTAGTCTCACTTCGATCCTCACCGTTCAACAGCTAACATCTCGGATAGAAGGAATGGACAGTCTAATAACAAGCAGCGAACCCATTGGAGTCCAGGACGGTACATTTGCGTACAAGTATCTGGTCAATGAACTTAACATAGCTCCATCAAGAATCATTCCGCTTAAAAACGAAGAAGACTATCTCTCTGCTCTTCAACTTGGTCCCAGAGGCGGTGGTGTAGCAGCCATAGTCGACGAGCTTCCTTACATCAAAGCTTTGTTGTCAAACAGCAACTGCGAGTTCCGTACTGTTGGACAGGAGTTCACCCGGACAGGCTGGGGATTT GCTTTCCAGAGAGATTCTCCTTTAGCTGTGGACATGTCAACGGCGATCCTGCAGCTGTCTGAAGAAGGAAAATTGGAGAAAATCCGCAAGAAATGGCTTACGTACAGTCACGAATGCTCAGTGCAGATTGCAGACACAGAGAACTATCAACTCTCGGTACAGAGTTTCTGGGGACTGTTCTTAATATGTGGTATAGTTTGGTTCATTGCGCTCACCCTCTTCTGCTGGAAAGTTTTCTGGCAATGCCAAGGGTTAAGACCAGAGGAAGAGAGTGATGAGGTAAGGGTGAGTGAAGAAGCTAGTTCTTCTAGATCAGGGAGAAGTTTGAGGGCAGGAAGTTTCAAGGACTTGATCAAGGTTGTGGATAAGAGAGAAGTGGAGATCAAGGAGATGCTTCAGCAGAAGAGCAGTAAGAAACTCAAAGGTAGTCAAAGCTCAGCTGAAACTCCATAG
- the LOC106335023 gene encoding glutamate receptor 3.5-like isoform X3 — translation MGFCVMISGVSMGLMFLCVSGFWVLPTEGAGRESFLRNSSFSSRPSSVNVGALFTYDSFIGRAAKPAFMVAIEDVNADQNILRGTKLNIVFHDSNCSGFVGTMGALQVMENKVVAAIGPQSSGIAHLISHVANELHVPLLSFAATDPTLSSLQYSYFLRSTQNDYFQMNAIADFVSYCRWREVVAIFVDDEYGRNGISVLGDALAKKRAKISYKAAFRPGADKSSLHDLLVSANLMESRIFVVHVNPDSGLNVFSVAKSLGMMESGYVWIATDWLLTAWDSGLDPKTMDLLQGVVAFRHYTPESNEKRRFKARWKSLRTKETSGGDDDGFNSYAMYAYDTVWLVARALDVFFSQGNRVTFSTDPNLRKTNGTNIKFSALSVFNEGERFLQVIHDMNYTGLTGPIQFDPEKNRINPAYDVININSRGPHRVGYWSNHTGFSVEPPETFYSKPPNTSVEHQRLNEIIWPGGVTKPPRGWVFPDNGEPLKIGVPNRVSYKNYASEEKNQLGVKGYCIDIFEAAVELLPYPVPRTYILYGDGKRNPSYDNLVNEVASNNFDVAVGDITIVTNRTKFVDFTQPFMESGLVVPSFGFLNTGLMKSSVDLLGVKSSPFSGLASQQCSSLTVRTPLQTGTYKTSSIRVFYILVFSGENTVSTLGRFVLLIWLFVVLIINSSYTASLTSILTVQQLTSRIEGMDSLITSSEPIGVQDGTFAYKYLVNELNIAPSRIIPLKNEEDYLSALQLGPRGGGVAAIVDELPYIKALLSNSNCEFRTVGQEFTRTGWGFAFQRDSPLAVDMSTAILQLSEEGKLEKIRKKWLTYSHECSVQIADTENYQLSVQSFWGLFLICGIVWFIALTLFCWKVFWQCQGLRPEEESDEVRVSEEASSSRSGRSLRAGSFKDLIKVVDKREVEIKEMLQQKSSKKLKGSQSSAETP, via the exons ATGGGATTCTGCGTGATGATTAGTGGTGTTTCTATGGGACTCATGTTCCTATGTGTTTCTGGCTTTTGGGTTTTGCCGACAGAAGGTGCTGGTAGAGAAAGTTTCTTAAGAAACTCTTCTTTTTCTTCTCGGCCCAGCTCTGTCAACGTTGGAGCTCTGTTTACTTATGATTCTTTCATTGGAAGAGCAGCTAAACCCGCGTTTATGGTGGCCATTGAAGACGTTAATGCTGACCAGAATATTCTCAGGGGAACCAAGCTCAATATTGTCTTCCATGACTCAAACTGTAGTGGATTTGTTGGCACTATGGGAG CTTTGCAGGTAATGGAGAACAAGGTGGTTGCAGCCATTGGTCCACAATCTTCAGGAATCGCTCACTTAATCTCCCATGTAGCTAATGAGCTCCATGTACCTCTCTTGTCATTTGCAGCGACTGACCCGACGCTTTCTTCACTACAATACTCTTACTTCCTTCGAAGCACACAGAACGACTACTTCCAGATGAACGCAATAGCAGATTTTGTATCCTATTGCCGGTGGAGAGAAGTTGTTGCCATCTTTGTTGATGATGAGTATGGTAGGAACGGGATCTCTGTATTAGGCGATGCTTTAGCTAAGAAACGTGCCAAGATCTCTTACAAGGCTGCTTTTAGACCTGGTGCAGATAAAAGTTCACTCCATGATCTATTGGTTTCTGCTAATCTGATGGAATCTCGCATCTTTGTTGTTCATGTGAATCCTGATTCAGGTCTAAACGTTTTCTCTGTGGCCAAGTCTCTTGGAATGATGGAGAGTGGCTATGTCTGGATCGCCACTGATTGGCTTCTTACAGCTTGGGATTCAGGGTTGGATCCCAAAACTATGGATCTCTTGCAAGGAGTAGTTGCTTTTCGCCATTACACACCTGAGAGTAACGAGAAGAGACGGTTTAAAGCACGATGGAAAAGCCTTAGAACCAAGGAGACTTCAGGAGGTGATGATGATGGCTTCAACTCTTATGCAATGTATGCTTATGATACTGTTTGGTTGGTAGCTCGTGCTCTCGATGTTTTCTTCAGCCAAGGCAACAGAGTGACTTTCTCTACTGATCCGAATCTGAGGAAAACCAACGGTACCAACATTAAGTTCTCAGCACTTAGCGTCTTCAATGAAGGAGAGAGGTTCCTCCAGGTCATTCATGACATGAACTATACAGGTCTGACCGGACCGATCCAGTTTGATCCAGAGAAAAACCGGATCAATCCAGCATACGACGTTATAAACATAAACAGTAGAGGTCCACACAGAGTTGGCTACTGGTCGAATCATACAGGCTTCTCAGTAGAGCCTCCTGAGACATTCTACTCTAAGCCTCCAAACACATCTGTAGAACATCAACGTCTTAATGAGATCATATGGCCAGGAGGAGTAACAAAACCACCTCGAGGTTGGGTATTCCCTGACAATGGAGAGCCGCTCAAAATCGGCGTGCCTAACCGTGTGAGCTACAAAAACTATGCGTCTGAGGAGAAGAACCAGCTTGGTGTTAAAGGATACTGCATCGACATCTTTGAAGCTGCGGTTGAGTTGCTTCCGTACCCCGTCCCACGTACTTATATACTATATGGAGACGGGAAGAGAAACCCTTCATATGACAATCTCGTAAATGAAGTTGCTTCAAAT AATTTTGATGTAGCTGTTGGGGATATAACAATTGTTACAAACAGGACCAAGTTTGTTGATTTTACGCAGCCATTTATGGAATCAGGGCTTGTGGTG CCATCATTTGGATTCTTGAACACCGGTTTAATGAAGAGTTCCGTGGACCTCCTAGGCGTCAAATCATCACCGTTTTCTG GTTTAGCTTCTCAACAATGTTCTTCTCTCACAGTACGTACTCCATTACAAACTGGAACCTACAAAACATCAAGTATTCGAGTTTTCTATATTCTTGTTTTTTCAGGGGAGAACACGGTGAGCACTTTGGGGAGGTTTGTGCTACTCATATGGTTGTTTGTGGTTCTGATCATCAACTCAAGCTACACAGCTAGTCTCACTTCGATCCTCACCGTTCAACAGCTAACATCTCGGATAGAAGGAATGGACAGTCTAATAACAAGCAGCGAACCCATTGGAGTCCAGGACGGTACATTTGCGTACAAGTATCTGGTCAATGAACTTAACATAGCTCCATCAAGAATCATTCCGCTTAAAAACGAAGAAGACTATCTCTCTGCTCTTCAACTTGGTCCCAGAGGCGGTGGTGTAGCAGCCATAGTCGACGAGCTTCCTTACATCAAAGCTTTGTTGTCAAACAGCAACTGCGAGTTCCGTACTGTTGGACAGGAGTTCACCCGGACAGGCTGGGGATTT GCTTTCCAGAGAGATTCTCCTTTAGCTGTGGACATGTCAACGGCGATCCTGCAGCTGTCTGAAGAAGGAAAATTGGAGAAAATCCGCAAGAAATGGCTTACGTACAGTCACGAATGCTCAGTGCAGATTGCAGACACAGAGAACTATCAACTCTCGGTACAGAGTTTCTGGGGACTGTTCTTAATATGTGGTATAGTTTGGTTCATTGCGCTCACCCTCTTCTGCTGGAAAGTTTTCTGGCAATGCCAAGGGTTAAGACCAGAGGAAGAGAGTGATGAGGTAAGGGTGAGTGAAGAAGCTAGTTCTTCTAGATCAGGGAGAAGTTTGAGGGCAGGAAGTTTCAAGGACTTGATCAAGGTTGTGGATAAGAGAGAAGTGGAGATCAAGGAGATGCTTCAGCAGAAGAGCAGTAAGAAACTCAAAGGTAGTCAAAGCTCAGCTGAAACTCCATAG
- the LOC106335023 gene encoding glutamate receptor 3.5-like isoform X2, whose amino-acid sequence MILSLEEQLNPRLWWPLKTLMLTRIFSGEPSSILSSMTQTVVDLLALWEVMENKVVAAIGPQSSGIAHLISHVANELHVPLLSFAATDPTLSSLQYSYFLRSTQNDYFQMNAIADFVSYCRWREVVAIFVDDEYGRNGISVLGDALAKKRAKISYKAAFRPGADKSSLHDLLVSANLMESRIFVVHVNPDSGLNVFSVAKSLGMMESGYVWIATDWLLTAWDSGLDPKTMDLLQGVVAFRHYTPESNEKRRFKARWKSLRTKETSGGDDDGFNSYAMYAYDTVWLVARALDVFFSQGNRVTFSTDPNLRKTNGTNIKFSALSVFNEGERFLQVIHDMNYTGLTGPIQFDPEKNRINPAYDVININSRGPHRVGYWSNHTGFSVEPPETFYSKPPNTSVEHQRLNEIIWPGGVTKPPRGWVFPDNGEPLKIGVPNRVSYKNYASEEKNQLGVKGYCIDIFEAAVELLPYPVPRTYILYGDGKRNPSYDNLVNEVASNNFDVAVGDITIVTNRTKFVDFTQPFMESGLVVVAPVKGGKSSPWSFLKPFTVEMWAVTGLLFLFVGAIIWILEHRFNEEFRGPPRRQIITVFWFSFSTMFFSHRENTVSTLGRFVLLIWLFVVLIINSSYTASLTSILTVQQLTSRIEGMDSLITSSEPIGVQDGTFAYKYLVNELNIAPSRIIPLKNEEDYLSALQLGPRGGGVAAIVDELPYIKALLSNSNCEFRTVGQEFTRTGWGFAFQRDSPLAVDMSTAILQLSEEGKLEKIRKKWLTYSHECSVQIADTENYQLSVQSFWGLFLICGIVWFIALTLFCWKVFWQCQGLRPEEESDEVRVSEEASSSRSGRSLRAGSFKDLIKVVDKREVEIKEMLQQKSSKKLKGSQSSAETP is encoded by the exons ATGATTCTTTCATTGGAAGAGCAGCTAAACCCGCGTTTATGGTGGCCATTGAAGACGTTAATGCTGACCAGAATATTCTCAGGGGAACCAAGCTCAATATTGTCTTCCATGACTCAAACTGTAGTGGATTTGTTGGCACTATGGGAG GTAATGGAGAACAAGGTGGTTGCAGCCATTGGTCCACAATCTTCAGGAATCGCTCACTTAATCTCCCATGTAGCTAATGAGCTCCATGTACCTCTCTTGTCATTTGCAGCGACTGACCCGACGCTTTCTTCACTACAATACTCTTACTTCCTTCGAAGCACACAGAACGACTACTTCCAGATGAACGCAATAGCAGATTTTGTATCCTATTGCCGGTGGAGAGAAGTTGTTGCCATCTTTGTTGATGATGAGTATGGTAGGAACGGGATCTCTGTATTAGGCGATGCTTTAGCTAAGAAACGTGCCAAGATCTCTTACAAGGCTGCTTTTAGACCTGGTGCAGATAAAAGTTCACTCCATGATCTATTGGTTTCTGCTAATCTGATGGAATCTCGCATCTTTGTTGTTCATGTGAATCCTGATTCAGGTCTAAACGTTTTCTCTGTGGCCAAGTCTCTTGGAATGATGGAGAGTGGCTATGTCTGGATCGCCACTGATTGGCTTCTTACAGCTTGGGATTCAGGGTTGGATCCCAAAACTATGGATCTCTTGCAAGGAGTAGTTGCTTTTCGCCATTACACACCTGAGAGTAACGAGAAGAGACGGTTTAAAGCACGATGGAAAAGCCTTAGAACCAAGGAGACTTCAGGAGGTGATGATGATGGCTTCAACTCTTATGCAATGTATGCTTATGATACTGTTTGGTTGGTAGCTCGTGCTCTCGATGTTTTCTTCAGCCAAGGCAACAGAGTGACTTTCTCTACTGATCCGAATCTGAGGAAAACCAACGGTACCAACATTAAGTTCTCAGCACTTAGCGTCTTCAATGAAGGAGAGAGGTTCCTCCAGGTCATTCATGACATGAACTATACAGGTCTGACCGGACCGATCCAGTTTGATCCAGAGAAAAACCGGATCAATCCAGCATACGACGTTATAAACATAAACAGTAGAGGTCCACACAGAGTTGGCTACTGGTCGAATCATACAGGCTTCTCAGTAGAGCCTCCTGAGACATTCTACTCTAAGCCTCCAAACACATCTGTAGAACATCAACGTCTTAATGAGATCATATGGCCAGGAGGAGTAACAAAACCACCTCGAGGTTGGGTATTCCCTGACAATGGAGAGCCGCTCAAAATCGGCGTGCCTAACCGTGTGAGCTACAAAAACTATGCGTCTGAGGAGAAGAACCAGCTTGGTGTTAAAGGATACTGCATCGACATCTTTGAAGCTGCGGTTGAGTTGCTTCCGTACCCCGTCCCACGTACTTATATACTATATGGAGACGGGAAGAGAAACCCTTCATATGACAATCTCGTAAATGAAGTTGCTTCAAAT AATTTTGATGTAGCTGTTGGGGATATAACAATTGTTACAAACAGGACCAAGTTTGTTGATTTTACGCAGCCATTTATGGAATCAGGGCTTGTGGTGGTAGCTCCAGTGAAGGGGGGCAAGTCTAGTCCATGGTCCTTCTTGAAGCCATTCACTGTGGAGATGTGGGCTGTGACCGGACTCCTTTTCCTCTTTGTGGGAGCCATCATTTGGATTCTTGAACACCGGTTTAATGAAGAGTTCCGTGGACCTCCTAGGCGTCAAATCATCACCGTTTTCTG GTTTAGCTTCTCAACAATGTTCTTCTCTCACA GGGAGAACACGGTGAGCACTTTGGGGAGGTTTGTGCTACTCATATGGTTGTTTGTGGTTCTGATCATCAACTCAAGCTACACAGCTAGTCTCACTTCGATCCTCACCGTTCAACAGCTAACATCTCGGATAGAAGGAATGGACAGTCTAATAACAAGCAGCGAACCCATTGGAGTCCAGGACGGTACATTTGCGTACAAGTATCTGGTCAATGAACTTAACATAGCTCCATCAAGAATCATTCCGCTTAAAAACGAAGAAGACTATCTCTCTGCTCTTCAACTTGGTCCCAGAGGCGGTGGTGTAGCAGCCATAGTCGACGAGCTTCCTTACATCAAAGCTTTGTTGTCAAACAGCAACTGCGAGTTCCGTACTGTTGGACAGGAGTTCACCCGGACAGGCTGGGGATTT GCTTTCCAGAGAGATTCTCCTTTAGCTGTGGACATGTCAACGGCGATCCTGCAGCTGTCTGAAGAAGGAAAATTGGAGAAAATCCGCAAGAAATGGCTTACGTACAGTCACGAATGCTCAGTGCAGATTGCAGACACAGAGAACTATCAACTCTCGGTACAGAGTTTCTGGGGACTGTTCTTAATATGTGGTATAGTTTGGTTCATTGCGCTCACCCTCTTCTGCTGGAAAGTTTTCTGGCAATGCCAAGGGTTAAGACCAGAGGAAGAGAGTGATGAGGTAAGGGTGAGTGAAGAAGCTAGTTCTTCTAGATCAGGGAGAAGTTTGAGGGCAGGAAGTTTCAAGGACTTGATCAAGGTTGTGGATAAGAGAGAAGTGGAGATCAAGGAGATGCTTCAGCAGAAGAGCAGTAAGAAACTCAAAGGTAGTCAAAGCTCAGCTGAAACTCCATAG